Within the Opitutaceae bacterium TAV5 genome, the region TGCATCAGGTACCCCACCGTCTTGCGCGCGAGCCAGTGCGACTCCACATACAACAGGCGCAGCGGCGGGGTTCCCCGTCCGGCAGCGACGACATTTCTTTCGATCGGTTTCTTCATCAGGCAGTCTTTCGGGATTCGGTAAAATCACCACCGGGGACAGTCGCCTCCGCCCCCGCTTCCCCGAAGCCGTCGGCCCGTCCGCCGTCCAGCTCCCGCAGCCGGATGAGAAAATTCCGGATACCTCTTCCGAAGTCCGTCATCCGGTACTCGCTCGGCCGGTCGCGGACAAAACGGCTGCGCACGAGCAGGCCGCGTGTTTTCAGAAACCGCAGCATCAGCCCGGCCTCCTGCCGGGCCGCCGCTGCCGGCATCCCGTCCAGCAGATCGTTCGCCGCAAACCCTCCGGCCGGCGGCAAACGTTCCAGCCAGGCGGCCATTCCCCGCTCGCGCAGCACCCGCCGCACGGTCACCGCCGACACACCGGCTTTCGTTCGTGTCCGCAGCACCTGCACCGGATGCGTTTCGAGCGTCTCCGCCAGCCGGTCCAGCCAGTCCAGGTCGTCCACCAGCCCCAGCAGCTCCTGACCCCGGAGGCTCAGGCCATGCCGGATTTTCCCGCGGGCCGCGGCCGTCCTCTTGACGACGCCCTCGGCCAGCAGCACGTCGAGAAGCGGGCCGGCCACCTTCCCCGGCCTGCGCCGCTCCGGAGCCTCGCCCAGCCGGCGAAACTGCGCCAGGTACACCGGCTTGCGCAGCACCACGTCGAGCGCGCGCCGCAGGCTGCCCGACGGAACGGGACCGGCAGCGATGGCGGAAATGGTTGCAGACGGTTTCAAGAGCGTCGGGGGGGGGGAGGGCCTGCGAGCGGGATGGCGGCGTCACTTATTTTCACTGATGTTACGCATCAGCGTAGGGGCGCGTAACATCCATTTTTTCAGAAGCTGAGCGAGGCGCGGAAGTGGAAGGTGGCGTCGCCTTTTTCGGTGACGGCGGCGTCCTTCATCGCAAAGCCGACCGCCGCTCCGAGAGAGAAGTGTTTTCCGGCCCGGTAATCGACGCCGCCGCCGACACTGAACAGCTTGATGTCGTCCTGCCCGGTGTCCTTCTGTTCGCCCCAGCCGTAGTCGACGAACAGATACGGTGAAACACTGTCCTTCCACGCGGAGATCAGGCTGACGGAGGGCAGGCGCAGTTCGTTGCGCAGCGAGAAGCCGGTGTCCACCGCGCCGTCGTCGAGCGTGTAGCCGCGCACGGCGTAATAACCGCCGAGCGCGATCTGCTCGGTATCCGGCAACGGATCACCCGCGAGCACGCCGCTGAACTGGATCACCCAGTTGACCCCGCCGGGCAGGGTCGTCACCCGGGAGGCGTCGAGCGCCGCATACAGGTAGGTCGCGTTGTCCACCCGGCCGCCGGTGTAGGTGGCAAAATCCTCGTCGTCGTTGTTGCCAAGCACGCCGCCGGGGCTGCCTTTCAGCCGCAGGTCAAACGTCGTGGCCCCGTGCCGGTCGCGCAGTTCGTGCGCCCAGCCGAGCACGATCTGGAATACATCCACGTCGGATTTTCCGTCGATGGGCAGCCCGGCGAACTCGATGTGCGAGTCGCGCGTGCTGTGCTTGTATTCAGCGCCAAACGTCAGGTCGCCGAGGTAGTGGCCGGGAAACAGATTGGAGAGGGCCGTGCGGTAGAGCACGGGGATTTCCCAGGTGTCGCTCTCGGTGTGCGTCTGGAAGAGGCCGCCAAGCTGCGAACTGTCGGTGGTCTGGGCGACGAAGTTGGGGGCGATCTCGATCGCCTGGCGCGGGAGCGTCGGGATCGTGATCCGTCCCGAATGGCTCAGGTAGCGCGGGCGGTCGTCGCCGAGCGAGATGCCCGACGGATGCTTCCAGAAGTCGTTGCTGCCGGTGAACTGGTACGAGACCAGCGTGTTGTTGAGCGGGCGGAGCACGCCGGCCGCGCCGACGTAGTAGCGATCCTTGCCGGTCGAGGAGGTGCCGGTGTTCGAATAACCCCCGAAAATCTGCCAGGGTTTTTGTTCGCTGACGGTGAGCTGGAGATTGCTCGTGCCGAGTTCGTCACCGGCGGCGAAGATGCCCTGCACCTGCCGGTACGGGTTGCGGTTGAGCCAGTCGAGGTCCTCTTCCAGGCGGCGGGCGTTGATCCGGTCGCCGCCGGTCACGCGCAGGTCGCGGGTGAGTTTTTCATTGGTCGCGTCGGCAGCACCTCCGGCTTCCCTGACATCGACCTTGCCGAGGCGGAACTCGACGACGCGAAGCTGGAACGTGCCGCCGGTGGCGTCGTGCGGCGGGAGCGTGATCGACACGAACGGGTATCCGGAGTCGCGGTACACCTTCGCGACGGCGGCCTGCGCGTCGCTGATGAGTTTGCGCGAAAGCGGCTTTCCCAGAAAAGGCGCGAGCGCGATGTGCAGGTCGGCTTCGGATATGCCGGCGATGGTCCCGACGGTGATGCCGGAGGGCGGTTGCGGATCGGGGCTCTCGTCCGGGCCGAGCAGCCGGATGCCGGTGACGCTGGCGCCGAGCGGCGTGGTGTCATTCGAGCCGGCAAGCTGGTCCTGCTGGTCGAGCCGGATCGCCGGTTCGGTGCTGCGCGGCGGGACCGGCGGCTCGTTGCGCTCGATGGGCGTGCGCGTCGGCGCGAGCTGGGCGTGGACCGGCGCGGCGCCGGCACCGAGCGCGGCCAGGGCGGCGGCGAAGAGCGCGAGCGTTTTTGTGGAAATACGTGTTTCGGTTGTCATGGTGGGATGGGCGGTTTGCGGTTGTCGGAAAAAAGGTGGCAGGGTGTTTTGTCTGTTCCCGACCCTGCCGGGCGGGGGGGACCGGGGAACACGGGCTGGAAGCCCGTGCCACGCCGGAATCATGGGCAGGATGCCCATGCCACGTTGCGGGCGGGACGCCCGCGCCACTTGATGTTATTTGAGCGAGGCGATCCTGAGCCAGGGACCGAGGTCGCGGTTGTCGGGATGCACGCCTTCGGCGTCCTCTCCGTCGGTGGTCAGACTGCCGGACGAGGACTCCTGCTTCTGTTCGCCGGAGAACTGCTCGAGCAGCTTTTCCAGGGAGGACCCGGTGTCGGTGCCGGCCGGTGTTTCGTAGCGCACCGGATTGTTGCTGAGGAACTCC harbors:
- a CDS encoding peptidase S24 gives rise to the protein MTTETRISTKTLALFAAALAALGAGAAPVHAQLAPTRTPIERNEPPVPPRSTEPAIRLDQQDQLAGSNDTTPLGASVTGIRLLGPDESPDPQPPSGITVGTIAGISEADLHIALAPFLGKPLSRKLISDAQAAVAKVYRDSGYPFVSITLPPHDATGGTFQLRVVEFRLGKVDVREAGGAADATNEKLTRDLRVTGGDRINARRLEEDLDWLNRNPYRQVQGIFAAGDELGTSNLQLTVSEQKPWQIFGGYSNTGTSSTGKDRYYVGAAGVLRPLNNTLVSYQFTGSNDFWKHPSGISLGDDRPRYLSHSGRITIPTLPRQAIEIAPNFVAQTTDSSQLGGLFQTHTESDTWEIPVLYRTALSNLFPGHYLGDLTFGAEYKHSTRDSHIEFAGLPIDGKSDVDVFQIVLGWAHELRDRHGATTFDLRLKGSPGGVLGNNDDEDFATYTGGRVDNATYLYAALDASRVTTLPGGVNWVIQFSGVLAGDPLPDTEQIALGGYYAVRGYTLDDGAVDTGFSLRNELRLPSVSLISAWKDSVSPYLFVDYGWGEQKDTGQDDIKLFSVGGGVDYRAGKHFSLGAAVGFAMKDAAVTEKGDATFHFRASLSF